A genomic stretch from Microtus pennsylvanicus isolate mMicPen1 chromosome 11, mMicPen1.hap1, whole genome shotgun sequence includes:
- the LOC142860490 gene encoding uncharacterized protein LOC142860490, protein MAGRDKDLLLLNSEQRQKRKRKRDQCKLHSQASSEGSTAMEEAQSPKERGTEEAQQKGQQVLDPKRKQMDLEPQQTKAPAEKDFVISSTITPDVDTNTHQGSSQLLSLEHKRRRPSWTLDSEHDVCGSAESGYCSDSAVMPSSVGSPRMSSRYEYWRPIKKSDYRKLFDDTGSSEESGFKTQGSTITPDVDTNTHQGSSQLLSSEHKRRRPSWTLDSEHDVCGSAESGYCSDSAVMPSSVGSSRMNSRYGYWRPIKKSNYRKLFHDTGNSEESGFKTQEKESDEECKEEYSQLASLAPFDPYSPASSRDKCVEPLWTEDDVWGPTGPVAVEVIDRERNLYR, encoded by the exons ATGGCTGGTAGAGACAAGGATCTACTGCTCTTAAACTCGGAGCAGCGACAGAAGAGAAAACGAAAGCGGGACCAGTGCAAACTGCACAGTCAAGCATCCTCTGAGGGTTCTACGGCCATGGAAGAAGCCCAGTCCCCGAAGGAGAGAGGCACAGAGGAGGCTCAGCAAAAGGGTCAACAGGTCTTGGACCCCAAGAGAAAGCAGATGGATCTGGAGCCACAGCAGACCAAAGCCCCAGCAGAGAAGGACTTCGTGATAA GCTCAACTATCACGCCCGATGTGGATACCAATACCCACCAAGGATCCTCACAACTACTGAGTTTAGAACATAAACGACGGAGACCAAGTTGGACTTTAGACTCTGAGCATGATGTATGTGGATCTGCTGAGTCTGGATACTGTAGTGACA GTGCAGTAATGCCCTCCTCTGTGGGTTCTCCACGAATGAGCTCAAGGTATGAATATTGGAGACCAATTAAGAAATCAGACTATAGGAAGCTGTTTGATGATACAGGGAGTTCTGAGGAGTCTGGATTCAAAACCCAAG GCTCAACTATCACGCCCGATGTGGATACCAATACCCACCAAGGATCCTCACAACTACTGAGTTCAGAACATAAACGACGGAGACCAAGTTGGACTTTAGACTCTGAGCATGATGTATGTGGATCTGCTGAGTCTGGATACTGTAGTGACA GTGCAGTAATGCCCTCCTCTGTGGGTTCTTCACGAATGAACTCAAGGTATGGATATTGGAGACCAATTAAGAAATCAAACTATAGGAAGCTGTTTCATGATACAGGGAATTCTGAGGAATCTGGATTCAAAACCCAAG AAAAGGAGTCTGATGAGGAATGCAAGGAGGAGTACTCACAACTGGCATCCCTGGCTCCCTTCGATCCATACTCTCCTGCCTCTTCAAGAGACAAGTGTGTGGAACCACTGTGGACTGAAGATGACGTCTGGGGCCCTACAGGGCCTGTTGCTGTTGAGGTGATTGACAGAGAGAGGAACCTGTACCGGTGA